From the Streptomyces syringium genome, one window contains:
- a CDS encoding GNAT family N-acetyltransferase produces the protein MPNMPSRVELCPLTLADQEEFCSLVRASAELHAPWMQLPATAAEFQEWMRRFDDGTSQGFVIRVQETGAAAGMVNINSIIRGRYQGASLGYAAFAPSAGRGYMAEGLTVTLRHAFDDLRLHRLEANIQPANKASLALIQRLGFRYEGLSPAYLYIDGAWRDHERWSITAPSPWTPHSSLPEV, from the coding sequence ATGCCCAACATGCCATCACGGGTCGAGCTGTGCCCGCTCACCCTCGCCGACCAGGAAGAGTTCTGCTCGCTCGTGAGGGCCAGTGCCGAGCTCCATGCACCGTGGATGCAACTGCCCGCGACCGCGGCGGAGTTCCAGGAGTGGATGCGCCGCTTTGACGACGGGACCAGCCAGGGCTTCGTGATCCGCGTTCAGGAGACCGGTGCGGCTGCCGGCATGGTCAACATCAACTCGATCATCCGGGGCCGCTACCAGGGCGCGTCCCTCGGCTATGCGGCTTTCGCCCCCTCTGCCGGGCGGGGATACATGGCCGAAGGGCTCACCGTCACCCTGCGGCACGCCTTCGACGACCTGCGGCTCCACCGGCTGGAGGCGAACATCCAGCCGGCGAACAAGGCGTCCTTGGCCTTGATCCAGCGCCTGGGCTTTCGTTACGAAGGCCTGTCGCCCGCCTATCTCTATATCGACGGGGCCTGGCGCGACCACGAACGCTGGTCCATCACCGCACCCTCTCCCTGGACGCCCCACTCCTCCCTTCCCGAGGTCTGA
- a CDS encoding phospholipase, whose translation MTTHLRQGAGPRTLLALMTALCGIIGATALGTTPAAAADQRHAIYAIAHRVNTLDGVDAAIGHGANAIEIDVCAWWNPNEWRAYHDCSSAGDNRRGPSFNSMIDRVVSNARAGRRLALVWLDIKDPNYCGEAQNRGCSVAGLRDKAQRLTAAGIQVLYGFYEYHGGSTPDVGGRGWKSLEGKLGTLEGITTTGTRDQVRSAFDRSGAGFPAGRRVMDYGDGNIANGFGNCTEATYNTCAELKKGAGDRAAGRLAATLSWTTTYNDPWYVDKLLGDARVDGIIAGYGNFTGEHEYDKGWQCANAINLVRDWVNRHSSTHRMANSGDRLFR comes from the coding sequence TTGACCACTCACCTCAGGCAGGGCGCCGGCCCACGGACGTTACTGGCGCTGATGACGGCACTGTGCGGGATCATCGGTGCCACCGCGCTCGGTACGACACCGGCGGCGGCAGCCGATCAGCGTCACGCGATCTACGCCATCGCCCACCGGGTCAACACCCTGGACGGCGTGGACGCCGCAATCGGTCACGGCGCCAACGCCATCGAGATCGACGTCTGCGCCTGGTGGAATCCGAACGAATGGCGCGCCTACCACGACTGCTCCTCGGCCGGTGACAACCGGCGGGGCCCCAGCTTCAACAGCATGATCGACCGCGTTGTCTCCAACGCCCGGGCAGGCCGTCGGCTGGCGCTGGTCTGGCTGGACATCAAGGACCCGAACTACTGCGGAGAAGCGCAGAACCGCGGGTGCAGCGTCGCCGGACTGCGCGACAAGGCGCAGAGGCTGACGGCGGCCGGGATCCAGGTGCTCTACGGTTTCTACGAGTACCACGGCGGCAGTACCCCGGACGTCGGCGGCAGGGGCTGGAAGAGCCTGGAAGGCAAGCTCGGCACGCTGGAAGGGATCACCACGACCGGGACCCGCGATCAGGTCCGCAGCGCCTTCGACCGGTCCGGTGCCGGATTTCCGGCCGGGCGCCGGGTGATGGACTACGGCGACGGCAATATCGCCAACGGATTCGGCAACTGCACGGAAGCCACCTACAACACGTGCGCGGAACTGAAGAAGGGCGCCGGGGACCGTGCCGCCGGGCGGCTCGCGGCCACGCTGTCCTGGACGACCACCTACAACGATCCGTGGTACGTCGACAAACTGCTGGGCGATGCGCGGGTGGACGGCATCATCGCGGGCTACGGCAACTTCACCGGAGAGCACGAGTACGACAAGGGCTGGCAGTGCGCCAACGCGATCAACCTGGTCCGTGACTGGGTGAACCGCCACAGCTCCACCCATCGCATGGCCAACAGCGGTGACCGCCTCTTCAGGTAG
- a CDS encoding peptidoglycan DD-metalloendopeptidase family protein, giving the protein MLHGLSRRALRLVLAAAVTVLPSLVTTSPAAARAQAAGYAASCPTTGFISDPYGGARDHDGIDIAAPHGTPIHAVGDGEVINSGPADGYGQWIRILHPDGTVTEYGHMYHRDVAVGERVTAGQRIALMGAEGQADGPHLHLRVRRDTSMRHGIDPVPYLAERGVTIPCTPGRRPGPPPLVYPVESGRVVSARSADGRLEVFAAGADGVHHAWQTQVNGGWSEWERLGGPADAQLAVAPNADGRLEAFAVNGDTVQHRYQLTPSGAWSDWEDFGTGGSSVAAGVNADGRIEVFASGPVGVFHRYQTAPNSGWSTWEPTGGGPAGSRVKMEKAPDGRLEVFALNGSTFQHLYQTAVNGGWSQWEDFGGGGHDVTVDHNADGRLEVFASGPVGVFHRYQTSPTSWSEWEPTRGPANSRLTSDRTADGRVEVFAINGETAAHIWQKSVNAPYSDWDEFGTGGTEITAATNADGRIEVFGTSQAGVHHKWQTGFSTWSKWAWVNSTSGPPMT; this is encoded by the coding sequence GTGCTACACGGTCTTTCCAGACGTGCGCTGCGCCTCGTTCTCGCGGCGGCAGTCACCGTATTGCCGTCGTTGGTGACGACATCCCCGGCCGCCGCGCGAGCCCAGGCAGCCGGATACGCCGCCTCCTGCCCGACGACCGGCTTCATTTCCGATCCCTACGGCGGCGCTCGCGATCACGACGGCATCGACATCGCCGCCCCTCACGGCACTCCGATCCATGCCGTGGGCGACGGCGAGGTCATCAACTCCGGCCCCGCCGACGGCTACGGCCAGTGGATCCGCATCCTGCACCCCGACGGAACGGTGACCGAGTACGGGCACATGTACCACCGGGACGTGGCCGTGGGCGAGCGGGTGACGGCCGGTCAGCGCATCGCGCTCATGGGCGCGGAAGGCCAGGCCGACGGCCCCCACCTCCATCTGCGCGTGCGACGCGACACCAGCATGAGGCATGGCATCGACCCCGTTCCCTACCTCGCGGAACGCGGCGTGACCATACCGTGCACGCCGGGCAGACGCCCCGGACCCCCGCCGTTGGTGTATCCGGTGGAGTCGGGCCGGGTGGTGTCGGCCCGGTCGGCCGACGGCCGGCTGGAGGTGTTCGCGGCGGGGGCCGACGGGGTGCATCACGCCTGGCAGACCCAGGTCAACGGCGGCTGGTCGGAGTGGGAGCGGCTGGGCGGCCCCGCTGACGCGCAGCTGGCGGTCGCTCCCAATGCCGATGGCCGGCTGGAGGCCTTCGCGGTCAACGGCGACACCGTCCAGCACCGCTACCAGCTGACACCGTCCGGAGCCTGGTCGGACTGGGAGGACTTCGGTACCGGTGGAAGCAGTGTCGCCGCCGGAGTCAACGCTGATGGGCGTATCGAGGTGTTCGCCTCCGGGCCGGTGGGTGTCTTCCACCGATATCAGACCGCGCCCAACAGCGGCTGGTCGACGTGGGAGCCCACGGGCGGTGGCCCGGCCGGCAGCCGGGTGAAGATGGAGAAGGCCCCTGACGGCCGCCTTGAGGTGTTCGCGCTCAACGGGAGCACGTTCCAGCATCTGTATCAGACGGCTGTCAATGGTGGCTGGTCGCAGTGGGAGGACTTCGGTGGCGGCGGTCATGACGTGACCGTCGACCACAACGCGGACGGCCGCCTGGAGGTGTTCGCTTCGGGACCAGTGGGGGTCTTCCACCGGTACCAGACAAGCCCCACCAGCTGGTCGGAGTGGGAGCCCACCCGAGGCCCCGCCAACTCCCGGCTCACGAGCGACCGCACCGCTGACGGGCGGGTGGAGGTCTTCGCCATCAACGGTGAGACCGCCGCGCACATCTGGCAGAAGAGCGTCAACGCTCCCTACAGCGACTGGGACGAATTCGGCACCGGCGGAACCGAGATCACTGCCGCCACCAATGCCGACGGCCGCATCGAGGTCTTCGGCACCAGCCAGGCGGGAGTCCACCACAAGTGGCAGACCGGGTTCAGTACCTGGTCGAAATGGGCCTGGGTGAACAGCACCTCCGGTCCCCCCATGACATGA
- the abc-f gene encoding ribosomal protection-like ABC-F family protein, which translates to MSDTSVICSQLTFSWPDDTPVFEGLSFTLGAGRTGLVAPNGSGKSTLLKLIAGELRPAAGALTVHGTIGYLPQNLPLVGEPTVAEVLGVDAVVRAIDAVESGDVSEEHFTTIGDDWDIEERTRAQLDRLGLGHLALDRTLGTLSGGQIVSLGLAAQLLKRPDVLLLDEPTNNLDLAARHKLYDVLSDWNGSLLLVSHDRALLDRMERIAELDRGELRLYGGNFTEYEQAVRAERDVAEKNVRNAEQELKREKREMQQARERAERRASNAARNLKNAGLPRIFAGNMKRGAQESAGRAGQTHATRVHEAQARLDEAGRALRDEQRLVLELPDTDVPAGRTVVLGERMRIRHGERDLFAGDGVDLTIRGPERIALTGPNGAGKTTLLRLIAGDLAPDSGHIKRADGRIASLSQRLDLLDPDRTVAENFAVFAPHRPEAERMNLLARFLFRGSRVHLPVRVLSGGERLRATLACVLCAEPAPQLLLLDEPTNNLDLVGAGQLESALACYRGAIVVVSHDERFLTRIGIDRWLRVADGELTETGAPHA; encoded by the coding sequence ATGTCCGACACTTCCGTCATCTGCTCCCAGCTCACCTTCTCCTGGCCCGACGACACCCCGGTCTTCGAGGGCCTGTCCTTCACTCTTGGCGCCGGCCGTACGGGCCTCGTCGCGCCCAACGGTTCCGGAAAGAGCACCCTGCTGAAGCTGATCGCCGGTGAACTGCGCCCCGCAGCCGGGGCGTTGACCGTGCACGGAACGATCGGCTATCTCCCGCAGAACCTCCCCCTGGTCGGCGAGCCGACGGTGGCCGAGGTCCTGGGTGTCGACGCGGTGGTCCGCGCCATCGACGCCGTCGAGTCCGGCGACGTGAGCGAGGAGCACTTCACGACCATCGGCGACGACTGGGACATCGAAGAGCGCACCCGCGCCCAACTCGACCGGCTCGGCCTCGGACATCTCGCCCTCGACCGGACCCTGGGCACGCTCAGCGGCGGACAGATCGTCAGCCTCGGTCTGGCGGCTCAGCTGCTCAAGCGCCCCGATGTACTCCTGCTGGACGAACCGACCAACAACCTCGACCTCGCCGCCCGCCACAAGCTCTACGACGTACTCTCGGACTGGAACGGCAGTCTGCTACTCGTCAGCCACGACCGGGCCCTGCTGGACCGCATGGAGCGCATCGCCGAACTCGACCGGGGGGAACTGCGGCTGTACGGAGGCAACTTCACCGAGTACGAGCAGGCCGTGCGAGCCGAGCGGGACGTCGCGGAGAAGAACGTACGCAACGCCGAACAGGAGCTGAAGCGGGAGAAGCGCGAGATGCAGCAGGCCCGCGAGCGGGCCGAGCGCCGCGCGAGCAACGCTGCCCGCAACCTCAAGAACGCCGGCCTGCCGCGCATCTTCGCCGGGAACATGAAGCGCGGTGCCCAGGAATCCGCCGGCCGGGCGGGCCAGACGCACGCCACCCGCGTCCACGAGGCACAGGCCCGGCTCGATGAAGCGGGACGCGCCCTGCGGGACGAGCAGCGGCTCGTCCTGGAACTGCCCGACACCGATGTCCCCGCCGGACGCACGGTGGTCCTGGGGGAGCGGATGCGGATCCGCCACGGCGAGCGAGACCTGTTCGCGGGGGACGGCGTCGACCTCACGATCCGCGGGCCCGAGCGCATCGCGCTCACCGGGCCCAACGGCGCGGGCAAGACCACGCTGTTGCGGCTGATCGCCGGTGACCTCGCCCCGGACAGCGGACACATCAAGCGTGCCGATGGGCGGATCGCCTCCCTGTCGCAGCGCCTGGATCTGCTCGACCCCGACCGCACCGTGGCCGAGAACTTCGCGGTGTTCGCCCCGCACCGGCCGGAGGCGGAGCGGATGAACCTGCTCGCGCGCTTCCTGTTCCGCGGCTCCCGAGTGCACCTGCCCGTGCGCGTACTCTCCGGTGGCGAACGCCTGCGCGCCACGCTCGCCTGTGTCCTGTGTGCCGAACCGGCCCCGCAGCTCCTGCTGTTGGACGAGCCGACGAACAACCTCGATCTGGTCGGCGCGGGCCAGCTGGAGAGCGCCCTCGCGTGCTATCGCGGCGCGATCGTGGTGGTCAGCCACGACGAGCGCTTCCTGACCCGGATCGGCATCGACCGGTGGCTGCGGGTCGCCGACGGCGAGCTGACGGAGACGGGGGCACCGCACGCCTAG
- a CDS encoding SpoIIE family protein phosphatase — MTSEPVKDEDSGVAPDVVALAKVVAALRAENERLQHQASTAAILERAKGLLMARSGCSAAEAHEELTRRARADGRTLTEECWIVLGDIPRAAAHPPFLAVQGVTDGPGIPDQGSPGPPGSTRPGAAPAAGRAGQLLKSGTEPRPPSRPALLGDLSRALTGTTGPQDVAERLLDHLAGPPVRADAVLLFSRTVHDTLELAGHAGAGAAVAAQWRSVPPVGGIAALDAVRRGEAIWLEDPAQDAQRYHLIGQPSQKWRTRAWLPVTTGGRVTAALGVLRTVEAPFGEDVRELLRSVARLCAGSLRAGYVRPAPFRLNGVPGPSRPSGRPGAPEASGWCAPAGQTARPGRPEGPEAGMAALVQAVFDVLTGPAILLTPLRSPAGDVEDFRIDAAAPQSVDIAGRRGRRLIGLRVLECYPTVAGADVWRGYLRTLTTGTPYEGDPFTYEEVTAGLPQCSVYSVRAVKLGDALVVTWVGHDDVDRQQALLADLQRLGNLGWMDWHLVTGAISWSPQVHAVLDRDPESDPLPLDAFPGDVLPEDAPDFTRALQDLLGAGTPVDRQVRITTRGGVRHLRVVAEAVPDAHGTPVEVRGFVQDVTAQRTAELALTETRQAALAQRNVLQAERAVAARLQHALLPLPGQSLNLGDLRVDVAYLPSHDDLNVGGDWYSALEMPGDGVLFAVGDVAGHGIDAVATMAQLRFTAKGMVVTGSSLTGALHRLNTLLLHTRDHHATATLVLGRYDPADRCLTWVQAGHPPPLLVRDGKAEFLSPPEGILLGATLRPSFGEAVCRIAPGDHLLLYTDGLVERPGEHLDEGLARLARAAETELSTDGRGSLDTLLSRLLPDEQGDDVCLLDIHLPASA; from the coding sequence GTGACGAGCGAACCTGTCAAGGACGAGGACTCCGGTGTCGCACCCGACGTCGTCGCGCTGGCCAAGGTCGTGGCCGCGCTACGCGCCGAAAATGAGCGCCTGCAGCACCAGGCGTCCACCGCGGCCATACTGGAGCGTGCCAAAGGCCTGCTGATGGCACGGTCGGGCTGCTCGGCCGCAGAAGCGCACGAGGAGCTGACGCGGCGGGCGCGAGCCGACGGCCGCACGCTGACCGAGGAGTGCTGGATCGTCCTCGGTGACATCCCGCGGGCGGCCGCCCACCCGCCCTTCCTCGCAGTCCAGGGCGTCACGGACGGTCCCGGCATCCCGGACCAGGGTTCCCCGGGCCCGCCCGGATCGACGCGCCCCGGCGCGGCCCCCGCCGCCGGCCGGGCCGGGCAGCTGCTGAAATCCGGCACAGAGCCGCGCCCGCCCTCCCGCCCCGCGCTCCTCGGCGACCTCAGCAGGGCGCTCACGGGTACCACCGGCCCACAGGACGTCGCGGAACGGCTGCTGGACCACCTGGCCGGGCCCCCGGTCCGGGCCGACGCCGTACTCCTCTTCTCCCGCACCGTGCACGACACCCTGGAGCTGGCCGGGCACGCCGGCGCCGGGGCCGCCGTCGCCGCCCAGTGGCGGTCCGTGCCGCCGGTCGGCGGCATCGCCGCGCTGGACGCCGTCCGCCGCGGCGAGGCCATATGGCTGGAGGACCCGGCACAGGACGCACAGCGTTACCACCTGATCGGACAGCCATCGCAGAAATGGCGCACCCGCGCCTGGCTCCCGGTCACCACCGGCGGCAGGGTCACCGCGGCCCTCGGCGTCCTGCGCACGGTGGAGGCCCCCTTCGGCGAGGACGTGCGCGAGCTGCTGCGGTCCGTCGCCCGGCTGTGCGCCGGGAGCCTCCGCGCAGGGTATGTGCGCCCGGCGCCGTTCCGGCTGAACGGAGTCCCCGGGCCGTCCAGGCCGTCCGGAAGGCCAGGGGCCCCGGAGGCGTCCGGATGGTGCGCACCGGCCGGGCAGACCGCCCGGCCGGGCCGCCCGGAAGGTCCCGAAGCCGGCATGGCCGCACTCGTCCAGGCCGTCTTCGACGTCCTCACGGGCCCCGCCATCCTCCTCACCCCCTTGCGGTCACCGGCGGGTGACGTCGAGGACTTCCGCATCGACGCAGCCGCGCCGCAGTCCGTCGACATCGCCGGCCGACGCGGCCGCCGGCTGATCGGGCTGCGAGTCCTGGAGTGCTACCCCACCGTGGCCGGCGCCGACGTCTGGCGGGGCTACCTGCGGACACTCACCACGGGGACGCCGTACGAGGGCGATCCCTTCACCTACGAGGAGGTCACCGCCGGCCTGCCGCAGTGCTCCGTCTACTCCGTCCGTGCGGTGAAGCTCGGTGACGCACTCGTGGTCACCTGGGTGGGCCACGACGACGTCGACCGGCAGCAGGCCCTCCTGGCCGACCTGCAGCGGCTCGGCAACCTCGGCTGGATGGACTGGCACCTCGTCACGGGCGCCATCAGCTGGTCACCCCAGGTCCACGCCGTCCTCGACCGCGACCCGGAATCGGACCCGCTGCCCCTCGACGCCTTCCCCGGGGACGTCCTGCCCGAGGACGCCCCGGACTTCACCCGCGCGCTCCAGGACCTCCTGGGCGCGGGCACGCCCGTCGACCGCCAGGTACGGATCACGACGCGGGGCGGTGTCCGGCACCTGCGGGTCGTCGCCGAGGCGGTGCCGGACGCCCACGGCACCCCCGTCGAAGTGCGCGGTTTCGTCCAGGACGTCACAGCGCAGCGCACCGCCGAACTGGCCCTGACGGAGACCCGGCAGGCCGCCCTGGCCCAGCGCAACGTCCTGCAGGCGGAACGTGCGGTCGCCGCCCGCCTCCAGCACGCCCTGCTGCCGCTGCCCGGGCAGTCGCTGAACCTGGGCGATCTGCGCGTCGACGTCGCCTACCTCCCCTCCCACGACGACCTCAATGTGGGCGGCGACTGGTACAGCGCCCTCGAAATGCCCGGCGACGGGGTCCTCTTCGCGGTCGGCGACGTGGCCGGACACGGCATCGACGCGGTGGCCACGATGGCCCAGCTGCGCTTCACGGCCAAGGGCATGGTCGTCACCGGCTCGTCGCTCACCGGCGCGCTGCACCGGCTCAACACCCTGCTCCTGCACACCCGCGACCACCATGCCACCGCCACTCTCGTGCTCGGCCGCTACGACCCCGCCGACCGCTGCCTGACCTGGGTCCAGGCGGGCCATCCACCGCCCCTGCTCGTGCGTGACGGGAAGGCGGAATTCCTCTCCCCGCCCGAGGGCATCCTGCTCGGCGCCACGCTGCGGCCCTCCTTCGGCGAGGCCGTGTGCCGGATCGCGCCCGGCGATCATCTGCTGCTGTACACCGACGGCCTGGTCGAACGCCCCGGGGAACACCTGGACGAGGGGCTCGCCCGCCTCGCCCGCGCCGCCGAGACCGAACTGTCCACGGACGGCCGTGGCTCGCTCGACACCCTGCTGTCCCGTCTCCTCCCGGACGAACAGGGCGATGACGTGTGCCTTCTGGACATCCACCTGCCCGCATCCGCTTGA
- a CDS encoding alpha/beta fold hydrolase, which translates to MRKFFMVGGRTLSYLDFGGPGRPLLALHGHYNEASAFAPLAAALAPRWRVIALDQRGHGESDRAPRYERGDYVADVAAFHRHLDVGPVAVLGHSLGGVNAYQFAARHADRVSALIVEDIGAVVDCDWSFTTRLPGVAPSREALAAALGAAAPYLECSFRRTDRGWGFSFDIADTVASQKALNGDHWNDWISVTCPTLLVHGTRSDELAAGHAREMVARRAGVIRRVELSAGHVVHHDAPDAFADAVTAFLDGHC; encoded by the coding sequence ATGCGTAAATTCTTCATGGTGGGTGGCCGGACACTGTCGTATCTGGACTTCGGCGGCCCCGGCAGGCCGCTGCTGGCTCTGCACGGGCACTACAACGAGGCGTCGGCGTTCGCTCCGTTGGCCGCGGCGCTGGCTCCACGGTGGAGAGTGATCGCCCTCGACCAGCGCGGGCACGGGGAGTCCGACCGTGCTCCCCGTTACGAGCGGGGCGATTACGTAGCCGATGTAGCGGCCTTTCACCGGCATCTGGACGTCGGTCCGGTGGCGGTGCTGGGCCATTCGCTGGGCGGGGTGAACGCCTACCAGTTCGCGGCCCGGCACGCGGACAGGGTGAGCGCGCTGATCGTCGAGGACATCGGCGCGGTCGTGGACTGCGACTGGTCGTTCACCACACGCCTTCCCGGCGTCGCGCCGTCCCGGGAGGCGCTGGCCGCGGCCCTGGGCGCGGCGGCGCCCTATCTGGAGTGTTCCTTCCGTCGGACGGACCGGGGCTGGGGGTTCTCCTTCGACATCGCCGACACCGTGGCGTCCCAGAAGGCGCTCAACGGCGATCATTGGAACGACTGGATATCGGTGACCTGTCCCACGCTGCTGGTCCATGGGACCCGCAGCGACGAGTTGGCAGCCGGTCACGCCCGGGAGATGGTCGCCCGCCGGGCCGGCGTCATCCGTCGCGTCGAGCTGTCCGCCGGTCATGTCGTGCACCACGATGCTCCGGACGCCTTCGCCGATGCGGTCACCGCGTTCCTCGACGGTCACTGCTGA
- a CDS encoding family 43 glycosylhydrolase, with product MHPISRRRLLQGYAAAGALALPGAVGGAVATAAPPTPHRWIGAGPFTHVHDPSTPGGRRYLNDHTLIKAAGRWHLFGIVGAVAPPGQAPDSAAEVSFAHASAPDPYGPWTTHADALTVDRAYFGEEHLWAPHVIEAGGTYWMFYAAGGRSGAAINLATSTDLFTWTRIPTGPLFRGRVARDPMVVRIAGQWVMYYTELSGQDGRHVVAFRRSDDLLRWSEPGIAFTDATTAATVSVTESPFVVERDGWYYLFIGPRNGYDGTDVFASRNPFSFGLDGYAGHVPGHAVEVVADGQQWHTSAAGWFHQGLYLAPLQWRDAPPPWQSADNPVAGLDVAGRLTVFAQDASDGSLLRRVQLDPQADTWSPWESFGGPAGAVPTLGTNADGRLEVFSLAPGGANLHHRVQRPDGSWHDWEEFGGPAGAAPAVARDAGGRLEAFALGPGGTGIARRRQASPGSLAWDAWDGAFGGPAGAPPVVTANADGRLEVFALAPGGAGIYHRWQETPGGAWAQWNRFGTAAGTVPRVARDGSGRLTVAATAPSGVATFSRRQTVPSGGWDGWQPMFGWTATAPALVADADGRLDAFALSPGGARLSHRRQATPGGSWDPADDFGEPGVRLAAVPTATTDATGRTHVFAVTAQGRIRTRVQDRPGSGWRPWTAFGDRAVAPVPSGSPSY from the coding sequence ATGCATCCGATCAGCAGACGTCGTCTGCTCCAGGGCTACGCCGCGGCCGGCGCCCTCGCACTGCCGGGGGCCGTGGGCGGCGCGGTCGCCACCGCGGCGCCGCCCACGCCCCACCGGTGGATCGGCGCGGGGCCCTTCACGCACGTCCACGACCCGTCCACCCCCGGTGGGCGTCGCTACCTGAACGATCACACGCTGATCAAGGCAGCGGGCCGGTGGCACCTGTTCGGCATCGTCGGTGCCGTCGCGCCTCCCGGACAGGCCCCCGACAGCGCGGCCGAGGTCTCCTTCGCCCATGCCTCCGCCCCGGATCCCTACGGACCGTGGACCACGCACGCCGACGCGCTGACCGTCGACCGGGCCTATTTCGGAGAGGAGCACCTGTGGGCGCCGCACGTCATCGAGGCGGGCGGCACGTACTGGATGTTCTATGCCGCCGGTGGCCGGAGCGGTGCCGCGATCAATCTCGCCACCTCGACCGACCTGTTCACCTGGACGCGGATCCCCACCGGCCCGCTCTTCCGGGGGCGCGTGGCGCGCGACCCGATGGTGGTGAGGATCGCCGGCCAGTGGGTGATGTACTACACCGAACTGTCCGGCCAGGACGGCCGGCACGTGGTGGCCTTCCGGCGCTCCGATGACCTGTTGCGCTGGAGCGAACCAGGAATCGCGTTCACCGACGCGACCACCGCCGCGACGGTATCGGTCACCGAGTCGCCCTTCGTCGTCGAGCGGGACGGCTGGTACTACCTGTTCATCGGGCCCCGCAACGGCTACGACGGCACGGACGTGTTCGCGTCCCGGAACCCGTTCTCCTTCGGTCTCGACGGTTACGCGGGCCATGTGCCCGGTCACGCGGTCGAGGTGGTCGCCGACGGACAGCAGTGGCATACGAGTGCCGCGGGCTGGTTCCACCAAGGGCTGTACCTGGCCCCCTTGCAGTGGCGGGACGCACCACCGCCCTGGCAGAGCGCCGACAACCCCGTCGCCGGCCTGGATGTCGCCGGTCGGCTGACCGTGTTCGCGCAGGACGCGAGCGACGGTTCACTGCTGCGCCGCGTCCAACTCGACCCGCAGGCCGACACATGGTCGCCGTGGGAGTCGTTCGGCGGCCCGGCCGGGGCGGTTCCCACGCTCGGCACCAATGCCGACGGCAGGCTGGAGGTGTTCTCCCTCGCCCCGGGCGGTGCCAACCTGCACCACCGGGTGCAGCGGCCGGACGGCAGCTGGCACGACTGGGAGGAGTTCGGCGGCCCGGCAGGCGCGGCCCCCGCCGTCGCCCGCGACGCCGGCGGCAGACTGGAGGCCTTCGCGCTCGGCCCGGGCGGCACGGGCATTGCCCGGCGACGGCAGGCCTCACCCGGATCGCTGGCCTGGGACGCGTGGGACGGCGCCTTCGGCGGGCCCGCGGGCGCACCGCCCGTCGTCACAGCCAACGCCGACGGTCGGTTGGAAGTCTTCGCCCTCGCACCCGGGGGCGCCGGGATCTACCACCGGTGGCAGGAGACACCGGGCGGCGCCTGGGCGCAGTGGAACCGCTTCGGCACCGCGGCCGGGACTGTGCCACGCGTGGCACGCGACGGCAGCGGCAGGCTCACCGTCGCCGCGACGGCCCCGTCCGGAGTGGCGACGTTCTCCCGGCGTCAGACCGTGCCGAGCGGAGGCTGGGACGGCTGGCAGCCGATGTTCGGCTGGACCGCCACGGCCCCGGCACTCGTCGCCGACGCCGACGGCAGGCTCGACGCCTTCGCCCTGTCTCCTGGCGGCGCACGGCTCAGCCACCGCCGGCAGGCCACCCCCGGCGGCAGCTGGGACCCTGCTGACGACTTCGGCGAGCCCGGCGTCCGGCTCGCCGCCGTGCCCACGGCCACGACCGATGCCACCGGAAGGACGCACGTCTTCGCCGTGACCGCCCAAGGGCGGATACGCACCCGGGTACAGGACCGGCCCGGCAGCGGCTGGCGCCCGTGGACCGCGTTCGGTGACCGCGCCGTCGCGCCCGTCCCGTCGGGCAGCCCCAGCTACTGA